TTGAGTTTGCCGAACAGTGCGGCGCGACTGATTTCACCCATGCTCTGGATTCCTTGAGGTGGTGGCTTGATCGGCGTAATGCCGGGCCAGGATTAGGTCGTTGGCGTCAACCGCAGGTTGGCCGAGCCACGTGTTGAAGCCCAGGCGGAACTGGCCGTTAAGCCGCAGCGCCGGGACTTCGGGTTGTTGCAGGACCAGGTTCAGGTCCCAGTCCAATTCGTGGCCCAGGTACTCGGCCACCCATGCCACCAGTTCGTTGAACGGCTGGTGGCCGGGCAGCATGCCCATGTAGTCATCGAGCGTGAGCGGGCCCAGGCGGATACGGAATTTATGCTGGCGGTCCCATACATGGCTGCCCAGGCACAGGTCCACGCCCAGCCGGGTGGCGTTGACGCCCACACGGCTGCGTTCGGGCAGTTCGAGCCATTGGCCGACGTATTCCTCGATCTCTACCGGCAGGCCGAAGTACTCGCTGAGGATGGCTTTCAGCCCGTCCGGATAGCGGGTCTGTGCCGACAGGTGGCCGCTGTAATGCAGCTTGGCCGTGTCGGGAATCAGCCCCTGGTTGAGCAGGCTCGGCATGCCGCGACCGCTCAAGGCGGCGAGGCGCGCGGACCAGTAGTCATCGTCCGGGCGGTCGTGGCTGACCGTCGGCCGCGCCTCGGCCCAGGCCCGGTAAAACAGGCTGAGCAGGCGATGGTGGAACACGTCCAGGAACGCTTTGCTGGTGCTGTCGGCGTTGTTGCGCTGACGCTCGCGCACGTATTCGGTGATGTGCAGCGGCAGCGGGCCGTTGGGGCCGCCGAGGCCGAAAAAGAACTGCTCCAGCCGCGCCGGCCGGCCATCGCCGCCCGGCGCCACCGAGGCCAGGGTGGCCGGGGCGAAGGTGCAGTCGGCCTGTTGCCCAAGGCGCAACGGGTCGTCCGCCAGACGCAGGGAATGGCCCAGGCGCGGCAGGTGCGGTGACTCGCATTCGATGCGCCGCAGGGCCTGGAAGAAATCGTATTCCCAGGGCTCCTGGTGCATCGCTTCCAGGGTACTCACAGGGTCGGACGACGTCCGGGCTTGGCTTTCCATCGCATGATCTCGCCGCGTTCGGTGGTACGGATCACCGTCTCGGTAAAGCTGTTGATCGACACGTAGCGTGCCAGGAAGCGCTCCAGTACCGCACCGAGCAGGAATACGCCGGTGCCACGAAACGCGTTTTCATCGAATTCCAGTGTAATTTCCAAGCCTCGGCCAAACACGATCGGGCCGGGCATCGGCAGGCGCCGGGTCACCGCTTTGCTGCTGACTTCGCGCAGGCCTTCGATCTGCAACTGCAGGGCGGCGTCGTTGCTGTCGCCATACAGGCGCAACAGTTCGCGTAAGGCGCCGGCGCCCTGGCCCTGTTCGCTCAGGGACAGGTAATTGAGCGACAGCTGGCTGATCAGGCGCCACGCCTTGGCGTCATGGGCATGGCTGGCACGCGGGCGGCTCGGGCCGGCAACGCAGCGCACGGCCAGTACCGGCGCGCTGTCGGCCAGGGTGAAGTCGGTCTTGCCGTTGCCCACGCTCATGAACAGCGGCAGGTCGCGGTTGGTGCACAGCGCGGTCACGCCGAGTTGGCGCAGGTCGTGGCGATACGGCGCTTGTTGGCTGTCCACCAGGCTGACGAAGGTCTCGCTGCCCACATACGTGGAGCGCGGGCCATTGCGGCGCTGGTCGCTGGAGAGCACGCGGGGCTCGCGCCGCACCGTGTAGTAAGCCTTGTCACGGCCATAGCGCGATGGGTCGCGCACCGCATAAAACGGCAGGAACGGCTGCTCCGGCCCGGTGCCATGGCCGGTCAGGCCGGTGAGGGAATGCACCTCGAAATCCATCGGCCGGGTGCGGTCGGCGATCACGTGGTGTTCGTTGACGCGGTCGGACAAGTGAATACGGTCCAGGCGCTTGGGGAACAGGTTGATCGCCGGGGTGCAGAACGGCAGGAACTGCGCCGCGCCGACGCTGCCTTCCAGGCTCGGCTCGTGACGGTCAAACAGTACGATCAATTCCAGCTCCTGGCCGTCGCAGCGCTTGACCGCACGGCTCAGCTCGGCGAACTCCACGAACAGGAACCGCTGGGGCAGGGCGAAGTATTCCTGCAACAACCGATAACCCTGGAACGCTCGCGCCACTACCGGCATGGCCGCATCGGCGTCGTCGAACCCGCGTGAACGCAGTGCGTCCTGCGGTAGACGCTCGACCCAATCGCTACCGGGCTTGCGTGCGAATACCGCGCAGGCGTTGCCCAGCAGTTGTTCGTAAAGGCGGAACGGTTGCTCGTCGGCACCGCTGAGGTACAGCGGCAGGCTGTCCAGATCGAGGCTGTTGAACGGCAGTTCGGCGCCGGTGCGCAAGGTCAGGCGCAGACCGGCCTTGGCCTTCGGCTCGCTGGCGGCCAGGCGCCCGAGCACGGTGGCCGGGTTGCCGAAGTACTCGGCGTTGCTCACCTGCAGTGGCCACAGCGTTACCGGATGCGCGGTGCGGTACTCGCAGCAGGTCTGGGTCTCGCGGCCCAGGGCGGCGCGCAGGACGGTGTCGCGCGGCAACGGGAAACCACCGACCAGGGAACCTTCGTCGGGGTCGGTCTGCAACTGCACCACGGTCATCGACGGCGTCGGCGCCAGGTAGTGCGGGTAGGCGATTTCCAGCAGGTTGTGGGTGAACGTCGGGTACTCGGCGTCGAGCTTGAGCTGCACGCGGGCGGTGAGGTAGGCAAAGCCTTCGAGCAGGCGTTCGACGTACGGGTCGGCGCAGTCCATACCGGACAGGGTCAGCCGACTGGCGATCTTTGGGTATTCCTTGGCGAACTCGGCGGCGCTTTCGCGCACGTGGTGCAATTCCTGGTTGTACAGCTCCAGCAGGCGCGGGTTCATGGGCGCCTCCGCTGGTCGGCATTGACCACGCGTACATGGCCGGATTCCAGGTCCAGGTCGGTCTGCAGCAGCAGGCGCAACGGCACCGGTTGAGCCCACAGGTCGCCTTCGATTTCGAAACTCAGGGCGTTGTGGTTCATCTCGCCCTGGCCGACCCGGGCTTTGACGCGCAGGGTATGGCGCAGAATGCGCGGTTCGAATGTGGCGATAGCCTGATAAATCAGGGCCTCCAGCGCTTTGATATCCACGCTGGACACGCTGTTGCCCGCCAGCGCCGGCAGGCCGTAATTGACCACGGAGGTGCCGGCCGGGGTGTGCAGCGTTGCATCGGCGTCGAGCAACGACGTGGTGTTGAGCAGCCACGCCAGGTCGCGCAGCACCGAGGCTTTCAATTGAGTCAGGGACAGCACGCGTTTGTCGGCGCTTTCCTTGGGGTTGGTTGGGTCGTCGTCGGTCAGCCGATCCAGCAGGGACGGTTGCAGACGTTCGCGGGAAGCGATTTCAGTTACCACCAAAGCAGCTCCACGGACGGATTGCGAGAGGAACAAGATGCTGCATGTGAGGCTGTAGTGCCGTGGCGCGGGGCCACGGCACAAGGGCTATCAGCGCTTGGTGTTGGAACGGATGTTCCAGCCAAACTTGACCGCGCCGCCGTCTTTGGTGCCGTCGGCTTTCTGCGGCTGGTAGTCCACCATCACTTGGGCGAAGTTCAGGGTGACGTTCTCGGTCAGGCGGTCATCGGTGCCCGAACCGCCGGTGCTCAGCGACGTTACCAGCACTTCTTCCAGGTTGATCACCATGTACTCGACCTGGCTTTCACCACCGGCCTTGCGCACGGTCAGCTTGACCTTGTCGATGTGCTTGCCGCTGGCGCACAGCATCATCAGGTTTGGCGACGCCTTGTCGACGTACTTGGTCAGCGACAGGTCCTGGATGTTCACCTTGCCCGCGCCGCCGCCACCGCCAACGTGCATGTTGCCGGACTGGGACATGCCCCAGCTCCAGTTCAGCACGTCGATTTCGTCTTTGTGGGC
The sequence above is drawn from the Pseudomonas quebecensis genome and encodes:
- the tssG gene encoding type VI secretion system baseplate subunit TssG, with product MESQARTSSDPVSTLEAMHQEPWEYDFFQALRRIECESPHLPRLGHSLRLADDPLRLGQQADCTFAPATLASVAPGGDGRPARLEQFFFGLGGPNGPLPLHITEYVRERQRNNADSTSKAFLDVFHHRLLSLFYRAWAEARPTVSHDRPDDDYWSARLAALSGRGMPSLLNQGLIPDTAKLHYSGHLSAQTRYPDGLKAILSEYFGLPVEIEEYVGQWLELPERSRVGVNATRLGVDLCLGSHVWDRQHKFRIRLGPLTLDDYMGMLPGHQPFNELVAWVAEYLGHELDWDLNLVLQQPEVPALRLNGQFRLGFNTWLGQPAVDANDLILARHYADQATTSRNPEHG
- the tssF gene encoding type VI secretion system baseplate subunit TssF, which translates into the protein MNPRLLELYNQELHHVRESAAEFAKEYPKIASRLTLSGMDCADPYVERLLEGFAYLTARVQLKLDAEYPTFTHNLLEIAYPHYLAPTPSMTVVQLQTDPDEGSLVGGFPLPRDTVLRAALGRETQTCCEYRTAHPVTLWPLQVSNAEYFGNPATVLGRLAASEPKAKAGLRLTLRTGAELPFNSLDLDSLPLYLSGADEQPFRLYEQLLGNACAVFARKPGSDWVERLPQDALRSRGFDDADAAMPVVARAFQGYRLLQEYFALPQRFLFVEFAELSRAVKRCDGQELELIVLFDRHEPSLEGSVGAAQFLPFCTPAINLFPKRLDRIHLSDRVNEHHVIADRTRPMDFEVHSLTGLTGHGTGPEQPFLPFYAVRDPSRYGRDKAYYTVRREPRVLSSDQRRNGPRSTYVGSETFVSLVDSQQAPYRHDLRQLGVTALCTNRDLPLFMSVGNGKTDFTLADSAPVLAVRCVAGPSRPRASHAHDAKAWRLISQLSLNYLSLSEQGQGAGALRELLRLYGDSNDAALQLQIEGLREVSSKAVTRRLPMPGPIVFGRGLEITLEFDENAFRGTGVFLLGAVLERFLARYVSINSFTETVIRTTERGEIMRWKAKPGRRPTL
- the tssE gene encoding type VI secretion system baseplate subunit TssE is translated as MVTEIASRERLQPSLLDRLTDDDPTNPKESADKRVLSLTQLKASVLRDLAWLLNTTSLLDADATLHTPAGTSVVNYGLPALAGNSVSSVDIKALEALIYQAIATFEPRILRHTLRVKARVGQGEMNHNALSFEIEGDLWAQPVPLRLLLQTDLDLESGHVRVVNADQRRRP
- a CDS encoding Hcp family type VI secretion system effector, translated to MAVDIFIKIGDIKGESMDKAHKDEIDVLNWSWGMSQSGNMHVGGGGGAGKVNIQDLSLTKYVDKASPNLMMLCASGKHIDKVKLTVRKAGGESQVEYMVINLEEVLVTSLSTGGSGTDDRLTENVTLNFAQVMVDYQPQKADGTKDGGAVKFGWNIRSNTKR